In Triticum urartu cultivar G1812 chromosome 6, Tu2.1, whole genome shotgun sequence, the following proteins share a genomic window:
- the LOC125513891 gene encoding protein disulfide isomerase-like 1-4, whose translation MAAMPTPRSFLLLLLLATPFLLLPLAASAAVPTSNPDIDLEYLIKNAGLDDSTPSTPTDDPEDGAPDFPGLDADYDEDEDLFGDDDGPEEDSSHPSAADEAHVLLLTAANFTAVLAARRHVMVEFYAPWCGHCRALAPHYAAAASALAEQGVDVALAKVDATEDHDLAQAHDVQGYPTLLFFIDGVPRDYSGERTKDAIVAWISKKLGPAVQNLNVDPAGIVINVGDRRASSSAPPPCFVKPKTEPGLAPVKTELGLLPAVKTEHGGDVELDDDAALEWARADSLKMARERQCAALQRFAQRRRGRDEGGIIVIKDSDDNDDAPPPPARVGDAGQGSTRDGRVKEEKPDGGGDDGDYSAFSQFLF comes from the exons ATGGCGGCGATGCCGACGCCCCGATCTTTCCTGCTGCTGCTCCTCCTCGCCacccccttcctcctcctccccctcgccgcctccgccgcaGTCCCCACCTCCAACCCGGACATCGACCTGGAGTACCTCATCAAGAACGCCGGCCTCGACGACTCCACCCCGTCCACCCCCACCGACGACCCCGAGGACGGCGCTCCGGACTTCCCCGGCCTCGACGCCGACTACGACGAAGACGAGGACCTCTTCGGCGACGACGACGGGccggaggaggactcctcccacCCCTCGGCGGCCGACGAGGCCCACGTGCTCCTCCTCACCGCCGCCAACTTCACCGCCGTCCTCGCGGCCCGCCGCCACGTGATGGTCGAGTTCTACGCGCCCTGGTGCGGCCACTGCCGCGCGCTGGCCCCCCactacgccgccgccgcctccgccctcGCCGAGCAGGGGGTCGACGTGGCGCTGGCCAAGGTGGACGCCACCGAGGACCACGACCTGGCGCAGGCGCACGACGTGCAGGGCTACCCCACCCTCCTCTTCTTCATCGACGGCGTGCCCAGGGACTACTCCGGCGAGAGGACCAA GGACGCCATTGTCGCTTGGATCAGCAAGAAGCTGGGCCCGGCGGTGCAGAACCTTAATGTTGACCC cgcTGGCATCGTCATCAATGTGGGCGACCGGcgcgcctcctcgtcggctcctcctccgTGCTTCGTCaagcccaagacggagccggggctcgcgccggtgaagacggagcTGGGCCTCCTCCCCGCGGTGAAGACGGAGCACGGCGGCGACGTCGAGCTCGACGACGACGCGGCCCTGGAATGGGCGCGCGCGGACTCCCTGAAGATGGCGAGGGAGCGCCAGTGCGCCGCCCTGCAGCGATTCGCGCAGCGCCGCCGGGGCCGCGACGAAGGAGGCATCATCGTCATCAAGGACagcgacgacaacgacgacgcgccgccgccaccagcccgTGTTGGCGACGCTGGTCAGGGGTCCACCAGGGACggccgcgtcaaggaggagaagcccgacggcggcggcgacgacggtgACTACTCGGCGTTCAGCCAGTTTCTTTTTTAA